One Eubacteriales bacterium mix99 genomic window carries:
- a CDS encoding transposase produces MNVFTVLDNIEKCCIESTMGVYNTVVRRLRRLLRSGIFALDSTIVETRPDFPGCGKTKRKKEGRPSDPPEYKYIYGFKVFVLYEIKSRIIVAVKIVPANEDDHKYFLPMIRQGIHNCGKNRIETVIADRGFLDGAQLWELKHRLKIDFIIPAKAGMIIREDAIALRKEYQNKPLAQWVYGKGICQGYGVDGLQSYLEYNPKGVQNNSKTNGTPLNAVVVTMWKGQAVPVEDQIVLLTSLPAEEDAAGIPKRYRLRSLIENGGFRELKQAAYLKRLPRRKGKYAENAAYMHIILCIFAHTLFYAFLGWRKKEAPRQSDGDCLREWRRRESIRDGGKILIIANVKYYAFFDLDEVLDILGVRQKFRIKRNC; encoded by the coding sequence ATGAATGTGTTTACAGTATTAGACAATATTGAGAAATGCTGTATCGAAAGCACAATGGGGGTTTACAATACCGTTGTACGAAGACTCAGGAGACTGCTGCGGAGCGGAATATTTGCGTTGGACTCTACAATCGTTGAGACAAGGCCGGATTTTCCGGGGTGTGGGAAGACGAAAAGAAAAAAGGAAGGCCGTCCCAGCGACCCTCCCGAGTACAAATACATATACGGCTTCAAAGTATTCGTGCTGTATGAGATAAAGTCGCGAATCATTGTTGCCGTAAAGATTGTACCAGCAAATGAGGATGATCACAAGTATTTCTTGCCTATGATCAGGCAGGGCATACACAATTGTGGGAAAAACCGCATTGAAACGGTCATTGCGGACCGGGGCTTTCTGGACGGCGCTCAATTATGGGAATTGAAACACAGACTGAAGATTGACTTTATTATCCCGGCAAAGGCAGGCATGATTATCCGTGAAGATGCGATAGCTCTGCGGAAGGAGTATCAGAACAAGCCATTGGCACAGTGGGTTTACGGAAAGGGCATATGCCAGGGTTACGGGGTGGACGGTCTGCAGTCGTATCTTGAGTATAACCCGAAAGGAGTACAGAACAATAGCAAAACAAACGGCACTCCTCTGAATGCTGTGGTCGTCACAATGTGGAAAGGACAGGCCGTGCCTGTGGAAGATCAGATTGTACTGCTGACCAGCCTGCCGGCCGAGGAGGATGCGGCAGGCATTCCAAAAAGATATCGGCTGAGGTCGCTGATCGAAAACGGCGGGTTCCGGGAACTGAAACAGGCGGCATATCTGAAGCGGTTACCCAGAAGGAAGGGCAAGTACGCAGAAAACGCGGCATATATGCATATCATTCTATGCATCTTTGCTCATACGCTTTTCTATGCCTTTCTGGGGTGGCGTAAAAAGGAAGCTCCCAGGCAGTCTGACGGGGACTGCCTGCGGGAATGGAGAAGGCGGGAATCCATAAGGGATGGTGGTAAAATCCTTATCATCGCCAACGTTAAGTACTACGCATTCTTTGATTTAGATGAAGTACTGGATATACTTGGTGTCAGGCAGAAATTCCGGATAAAGAGGAATTGCTGA